From the genome of Anopheles moucheti chromosome 3, idAnoMoucSN_F20_07, whole genome shotgun sequence, one region includes:
- the LOC128302556 gene encoding ATP-binding cassette sub-family C member 10 isoform X2: protein MIIWDQFWADICPTGLRPWVQTNNDLAPCFQELVLQLPILALFAAFSSYYFGTHWRTVSRNETQLRAIRCRIWASLFLIVVPAVKVCYILRFHKELYPVDILLACVQLLAWSMHCCFLLSSVRKGSLSHRGPLALIVLWTSLFALHAIWLHTNLYTDYWLWYAAQLLLHLFYGATLVAPGNAHYVRLRRTEDEERQALLSQSYTRFFEDLEETALGPIEDDANLFSRIVFYWVRPLIAKGVSGKLKRSDDLFDLPEALTLHRVTEKLQMALNTTTSLLKALHKCFGWEFYLIGLLRLLGDLSGFAGPILLGGLLRSEDNGNATTPTDPTDLNVVTDFRAYYYALALFISALVSAFAAVHFNWRMTFVSSKMRMSIVTAIYQKSLTAKQLQTARPEILNLMSTDTDRIVNSCISFHSFWSIPFQLFTTLYLLYTQLGVAFVAGVLFAVLLIPINRKIAQKIGQLSQGLMTAKDGRVTITTEAISGAKDIKLNAWEDVFIGKIQTERAEEIQFLAKRKYLDALCVYFWATTPVLMCLFTFGTSILLGKPLTAATTYTSVALLNMLIGPLNAFPWVLNGLTEAWVSLKRVQELFDLPDVNLQECYRPLSASDASFSNASKRPVVLAIKDGNFEFEIKRSRKDLKLVQEDIIDFAFRDLTLQVRQGELVCLEGPVGGGKSSLLQVIMGYFKCIAGAVAISTDISEGFGYVAQTPWLQQGTIRDNILWGEIYDEARYKAVIHACALQYDLDALRGDSTGVGEQGRTLSGGQKARVALARAVYQNKSIYLLDDILSALDAHVASHIIRHCLFGLLKDKTRIVVTQHAMVLNRATQILHVEAGQVSQSDAPNVGSLLSDYDDYDEDTSTTLSIANGSSSYVAVRNEEDQRSTDSVLMEESREFGHLDRRVLGAYWQATGRSLGLWVVIAVLTMQISRNLTDAWLAYWVGTINQTPANMLAMVDHLLASTVNNGTASSFYYLGVYATLAISNSMLTLVRAFLFAFAGLKAAKCIHNRLLHSVLYTKLQFFDIVPLGRILNRFSSDVYTVDDTLPFIMNILLAQCFGLLGALLISLYAMPWLGLLIVPLVPIYLSLQNKYRFASRDIKRLSSNALSPLYAHFTETLQGLTTIRALRGEKRFQRDFLYKLGESIKAQLSAAATQQWLGLRLQLLGAFLVGGSGLLAAITSAHMTSPELVGLAISYALSITGLLSGLLYAVAETEQELVAVERIDQYCQLEPEVNADGSADPPFGWPSQGVVVFDNVHMRYREHLPYSIRSININVKPCERISIVGRTGSGKTSVVASLLRVAPLDKGTIAVDFVNISTLPLDVLRSRIALISQDPFLFNGTIRDNLDPRAVHVDSEIWEAITCCLASPLVQALGGLYAQLDVSGANLSAGQKQLLCLTRALLKKSKIVLIDEGTSNLDFESESAVQLVLKNAFRGRTVIVVAHRLRGILDTDQVFVMQDGTIIEQGVPRDLANQPNSVLYSLLQEQQNA from the exons atgatcATCTGGGACCAATTCTGGGCCGACATATGCCCAACCGGATTGCGGCCTTGGGTGCAGACAAACAATGACCTTGCACCATGCTTCCAGGAGCTCGTACTGCAGTTGCCGATACTCGCGCTATTTGCCGCATTTTCATCCTACTACTTTGGGACCCATTGGCGTACCGTGTCCCGCAATGAAACACAACTACGGGCTATACGGTGCCGGATTTGGGCATCGTTATTTTTGATAGTCGTTCCGGCCGTAAAAGTGTGCTACATTTTGCGCTTTCACAAGGAACTGTATCCAGTGGACATATTGCTCGCATGTGTGCAGCTCTTAGCCTGGTCAATGCATTGCTGCTTTTTACTGTCCTCAGTACGCAAAGGTTCCCTTAGTCATCGAGGTCCGCTAGCGCTGATCGTTTTGTGGACTTCACTATTTGCGCTACATGCCATATGGCTGCATACAAACCTTTACACAGATTATTGGTTGTGGTACGCGGCTCAACTTTTGCTGCATCTCTTTTATGGTGCTACACTTGTTGCGCCAGGAAATGCTCATTACGTGCGCCTACGAAGGACAGAGGATGAAGAACGACAAGCGCTATTATCCCAATCCTATACGCGTTTCTTCGAGGACCTGGAAGAAACGGCACTGGGCCCAATTGAGGACGATGCGAATCTATTTTCCCGAATTGTCTTCTACTGGGTACGACCACTGATCGCTAAAGGAGTCAGTGGGAAACTAAAACGCAGCGACGATCTGTTTGATTTGCCCGAAGCCCTCACACTGCATCGAGTTACGGAAAAACTTCAAATGGCACTGAACACAACGACCTCTTTGCTGAAAGCGCTGCACAAGTGTTTCGGGTGGGAATTTTATCTGATCGGACTGTTGCGGCTGTTGGGCGATCTTTCCGGATTTGCTGGTCCAATTTTACTCGGCGGACTGCTGCGTTCGGAGGATAATGGTAACGCTACTACACCAACCGACCCAACCGATCTCAACGTAGTAACCGACTTTCGGGCATATTACTACGCACTCGCGCTATTCATTTCGGCATTGGTGAGTGCTTTCGCAGCAGTTCATTTTAACTGGCGTATGACGTTCGTTAGCAGCAAAATGCGAATGTCCATCGTGACGGCCATCTACCAAAAATCGCTTACCGCGAAACAGCTGCAAACGGCACGCCCCGAAATACTGAACTTAATGTCTACCGATACGGATCGCATCGTAAACTCGTGTATCAGTTTCCATTCATTCTGGAGCATCCCGTTCCAGCTGTTTACCACGCTCTATCTACTCTACACACAGCTCGGTGTCGCTTTTGTTGCTGGCGTGCTGTTTGCGGTGTTACTGATTCCGATCAATCGCAAGATCGCTCAGAAAATTGGACAACTGTCGCAGGGCCTGATGACAGCGAAGGATGGTCGCGTCACAATCACCACGGAAGCCATCAGTGGAGCCAAAGACATCAAGCTAAATGCCTGGGAAGATGTTTTCATCGGTAAGATCCAAACCGAGCGCGCTGAGGAAATACAGTTCCTAGCCAAAAGGAAATATCTGGACGCTCTGTGTGTGTACTTTTGGGCCACAACTCCCGTGTTAATGTGTCTGTTCACCTTTGGTACCTCGATTCTGCTCGGCAAACCGTTAACCGCAGCCACAACCTACACGAGCGTAGCATTGCTGAACATGCTCATTGGCCCGCTGAATGCGTTCCCCTGGGTACTTAATGGTTTGACCGAGGCGTGGGTATCGCTTAAGCGCGTGCAGGAACTTTTTGATCTACCGGACGTTAATCTGCAGGAATGCTATCGCCCACTGAGCGCTTCGGATGCATCCTTTTCCAACGCCTCCAAGCGCCCCGTTGTGCTAGCAATCAAGGATGGCAACTTTGAGTTTGAAATCAAGCGCAGCCGAAAGGATTTGAAGTTGGTGCAGGAAGATATAATTGATTTCGCTTTCCGCGATCTAACGCTACAGGTGCGCCAAGGGGAGCTGGTTTGCCTGGAAGGCCCTGTTGGTGGTGGCAAATCCTCGCTACTGCAGGTGATAATGGGCTACTTTAAGTGCATCGCCGGGGCGGTAGCAATTTCGACGGATATCAGCGAAGGATTTGGGTATGTCGCACAGACCCCTTGGCTGCAGCAAGGCACCATCCGGGACAATATTCTTTGGGGCGAAATTTACGACGAAGCACGCTATAAGGCGGTCATTCATGCATGCGCATTGCAGTACGATTTGGATGCGTTGCGCGGCGATAGTACTGGCGTTGGTGAGCAAGGACGTACCCTGTCCGGTGGGCAAAAGGCGCGAGTAGCGTTGGCACGCGCAGTTTATCAGAACAAGAGCATCTACCTGCTGGATGATATTCTGTCGGCGTTGGATGCACACGTCGCATCGCACATCATTCGCCACTGTTTGTTTGGGCTGTTGAAAGACAAAACGCGCATCGTTGTTACGCAACACGCAATGGTGTTAAACCGGGCAACGCAAATcctgcacgtggaagcgggTCAAGTTTCGCAGAGCGACGCACCGAACGTTGGCTCCCTGCTGAGTGATTACGATGATTACGACGAAGACACAAGTACCACGCTATCCATAGCGAATGGCAGTTCGTCCTACGTAGCAGTACGCAACGAGGAGGATCAACGAAGCACCGACAGCGTGCTGATGGAGGAATCGCGCGAGTTCGGTCATCTGGATCGCAGAGTGCTCGGCGCTTACTGGCAGGCGACGGGACGCAGCCTTGGACTTTGGGTCGTGATTGCCGTGCTCACGATGCAAATATCTCGCAATCTCACTGATGCATGGCTAGCGTACTGGGTCGGGACAATCAATCAAACACCCGCGAACA TGCttgcaatggtcgatcatCTTCTTGCATCGACGGTTAACAATGGAACTGCATCTTCCTTCTACTACCTGGGGGTTTACGCAACTTTAGCCATCAGTAACAGTATGCTTACGCTAGTGAGAGCATTCCTGTTTGCGTTTGCTGGTTTAAAAGCTGCCAAATGCATACACAATCGTTTACTGCACAGCGTTCTTTAC ACTAAACTACAGTTCTTCGATATAGTTCCGCTCGGAAGAATTCTCAACCGCTTCTCGTCGGACGTCTACACGGTAGACGACACACTTCCCTTTATAATGAACATTCTTTTGGCACAGTGCTTTGGATTGCTGGGAGCACTGTTGATAAGCCTATACGCCATGCCGTGGCTAGGGTTGCTGATCGTGCCTCTCGTGCCGATATATCTGTCACTTCAAAACAAATACCGCTTCGCTTCACGTGACATCAAGCGACTCTCGAGTAACGCACTTTCGCCGCTGTACGCCCACTTTACGGAAACACTGCAGGGACTGACCACAATTCGGGCACTACGCGGGGAGAAAAGGTTCCAGCGAGATTTCCTATACAAGCTTGGTGAAAGCATAAAAGCCCAACTGTCGGCTGCAGCCACACAGCAATGGTTGGGGCTGAGACTGCAGTTATTGGGCGCTTTTCTCGTAGGAGGATCCGGTTTACTGGCGGCAATTACATCTGCCCATATGACATCCCCCGAGCTAGTCGGGCTAGCCATCTCCTATGCGTTGTCCATCACCGGTCTACTATCGGGGTTGTTATATGCAGTTGCCGAAACGGAACAGGAACTAGTCGCAGTCGAACGTATCGATCAATACTGTCAGCTTGAACCGGAAGTAAATGCGGATGGATCGGCCGATCCACCATTTGGTTGGCCCTCGCAGGGAGTGGTTGTTTTCGATAATGTACATATGCGCTACCGAGAACACTTGCCATACTCCATTAGATCGATCAACATTAACGTGAAGCCGTGCGAACGCATCAGCATTGTCGGACGGACCGGATCGGGGAAAACCTCCGTAGTGGCTTCACTGCTACGAGTTGCACCCTTGGACAAAGGCACCATAGCAGTGGATTTTGTCAATATATCTACCTTGCCTTTGGACGTACTGAGAAGCCGTATCGCGCTAATATCGCAAGATCCGTTCCTGTTCAATGGTACGATCCGCGACAATCTTGATCCGCGCGCGGTACACGTTGATTCCGAAATTTGGGAAGCCATCACGTGCTGTTTGGCAAGCCCGCTTGTGCAAGCACTCGGCGGCTTGTATGCACAGCTGGACGTTAGTGGAGCAAACCTTTCGGCGGGACAAAAACAATTGCTCTGTCTCACCCGGGCGCTGCTGAAGAAATCAAAAATCGTACTGATTGACGAAGGCACATCCAACCTGGACTTTGAGTCAGAATCGGCCGTTCAGCTAGTGCTGAAAAATGCCTTCCGTGGTCGCACGGTCATCGTGGTGGCCCATCGTTTGCGAGGAATACTTGACACCGATCAAGTGTTCGTGATGCAGGATGGGACCATCATTGAGCAGGGTGTGCCACGCGATCTTGCCAATCAACCAAACTCCGTGTTATATTCTCTTCTGCAAGAGCAGCAGAACGCTTAG
- the LOC128302556 gene encoding ATP-binding cassette sub-family C member 10 isoform X1 → MIIWDQFWADICPTGLRPWVQTNNDLAPCFQELVLQLPILALFAAFSSYYFGTHWRTVSRNETQLRAIRCRIWASLFLIVVPAVKVCYILRFHKELYPVDILLACVQLLAWSMHCCFLLSSVRKGSLSHRGPLALIVLWTSLFALHAIWLHTNLYTDYWLWYAAQLLLHLFYGATLVAPGNAHYVRLRRTEDEERQALLSQSYTRFFEDLEETALGPIEDDANLFSRIVFYWVRPLIAKGVSGKLKRSDDLFDLPEALTLHRVTEKLQMALNTTTSLLKALHKCFGWEFYLIGLLRLLGDLSGFAGPILLGGLLRSEDNGNATTPTDPTDLNVVTDFRAYYYALALFISALVSAFAAVHFNWRMTFVSSKMRMSIVTAIYQKSLTAKQLQTARPEILNLMSTDTDRIVNSCISFHSFWSIPFQLFTTLYLLYTQLGVAFVAGVLFAVLLIPINRKIAQKIGQLSQGLMTAKDGRVTITTEAISGAKDIKLNAWEDVFIGKIQTERAEEIQFLAKRKYLDALCVYFWATTPVLMCLFTFGTSILLGKPLTAATTYTSVALLNMLIGPLNAFPWVLNGLTEAWVSLKRVQELFDLPDVNLQECYRPLSASDASFSNASKRPVVLAIKDGNFEFEIKRSRKDLKLVQEDIIDFAFRDLTLQVRQGELVCLEGPVGGGKSSLLQVIMGYFKCIAGAVAISTDISEGFGYVAQTPWLQQGTIRDNILWGEIYDEARYKAVIHACALQYDLDALRGDSTGVGEQGRTLSGGQKARVALARAVYQNKSIYLLDDILSALDAHVASHIIRHCLFGLLKDKTRIVVTQHAMVLNRATQILHVEAGQVSQSDAPNVGSLLSDYDDYDEDTSTTLSIANGSSSYVAVRNEEDQRSTDSVLMEESREFGHLDRRVLGAYWQATGRSLGLWVVIAVLTMQISRNLTDAWLAYWVGTINQTPANSTALVDGPTVLEQKASEGVLAMVDHLLASTVNNGTASSFYYLGVYATLAISNSMLTLVRAFLFAFAGLKAAKCIHNRLLHSVLYTKLQFFDIVPLGRILNRFSSDVYTVDDTLPFIMNILLAQCFGLLGALLISLYAMPWLGLLIVPLVPIYLSLQNKYRFASRDIKRLSSNALSPLYAHFTETLQGLTTIRALRGEKRFQRDFLYKLGESIKAQLSAAATQQWLGLRLQLLGAFLVGGSGLLAAITSAHMTSPELVGLAISYALSITGLLSGLLYAVAETEQELVAVERIDQYCQLEPEVNADGSADPPFGWPSQGVVVFDNVHMRYREHLPYSIRSININVKPCERISIVGRTGSGKTSVVASLLRVAPLDKGTIAVDFVNISTLPLDVLRSRIALISQDPFLFNGTIRDNLDPRAVHVDSEIWEAITCCLASPLVQALGGLYAQLDVSGANLSAGQKQLLCLTRALLKKSKIVLIDEGTSNLDFESESAVQLVLKNAFRGRTVIVVAHRLRGILDTDQVFVMQDGTIIEQGVPRDLANQPNSVLYSLLQEQQNA, encoded by the exons atgatcATCTGGGACCAATTCTGGGCCGACATATGCCCAACCGGATTGCGGCCTTGGGTGCAGACAAACAATGACCTTGCACCATGCTTCCAGGAGCTCGTACTGCAGTTGCCGATACTCGCGCTATTTGCCGCATTTTCATCCTACTACTTTGGGACCCATTGGCGTACCGTGTCCCGCAATGAAACACAACTACGGGCTATACGGTGCCGGATTTGGGCATCGTTATTTTTGATAGTCGTTCCGGCCGTAAAAGTGTGCTACATTTTGCGCTTTCACAAGGAACTGTATCCAGTGGACATATTGCTCGCATGTGTGCAGCTCTTAGCCTGGTCAATGCATTGCTGCTTTTTACTGTCCTCAGTACGCAAAGGTTCCCTTAGTCATCGAGGTCCGCTAGCGCTGATCGTTTTGTGGACTTCACTATTTGCGCTACATGCCATATGGCTGCATACAAACCTTTACACAGATTATTGGTTGTGGTACGCGGCTCAACTTTTGCTGCATCTCTTTTATGGTGCTACACTTGTTGCGCCAGGAAATGCTCATTACGTGCGCCTACGAAGGACAGAGGATGAAGAACGACAAGCGCTATTATCCCAATCCTATACGCGTTTCTTCGAGGACCTGGAAGAAACGGCACTGGGCCCAATTGAGGACGATGCGAATCTATTTTCCCGAATTGTCTTCTACTGGGTACGACCACTGATCGCTAAAGGAGTCAGTGGGAAACTAAAACGCAGCGACGATCTGTTTGATTTGCCCGAAGCCCTCACACTGCATCGAGTTACGGAAAAACTTCAAATGGCACTGAACACAACGACCTCTTTGCTGAAAGCGCTGCACAAGTGTTTCGGGTGGGAATTTTATCTGATCGGACTGTTGCGGCTGTTGGGCGATCTTTCCGGATTTGCTGGTCCAATTTTACTCGGCGGACTGCTGCGTTCGGAGGATAATGGTAACGCTACTACACCAACCGACCCAACCGATCTCAACGTAGTAACCGACTTTCGGGCATATTACTACGCACTCGCGCTATTCATTTCGGCATTGGTGAGTGCTTTCGCAGCAGTTCATTTTAACTGGCGTATGACGTTCGTTAGCAGCAAAATGCGAATGTCCATCGTGACGGCCATCTACCAAAAATCGCTTACCGCGAAACAGCTGCAAACGGCACGCCCCGAAATACTGAACTTAATGTCTACCGATACGGATCGCATCGTAAACTCGTGTATCAGTTTCCATTCATTCTGGAGCATCCCGTTCCAGCTGTTTACCACGCTCTATCTACTCTACACACAGCTCGGTGTCGCTTTTGTTGCTGGCGTGCTGTTTGCGGTGTTACTGATTCCGATCAATCGCAAGATCGCTCAGAAAATTGGACAACTGTCGCAGGGCCTGATGACAGCGAAGGATGGTCGCGTCACAATCACCACGGAAGCCATCAGTGGAGCCAAAGACATCAAGCTAAATGCCTGGGAAGATGTTTTCATCGGTAAGATCCAAACCGAGCGCGCTGAGGAAATACAGTTCCTAGCCAAAAGGAAATATCTGGACGCTCTGTGTGTGTACTTTTGGGCCACAACTCCCGTGTTAATGTGTCTGTTCACCTTTGGTACCTCGATTCTGCTCGGCAAACCGTTAACCGCAGCCACAACCTACACGAGCGTAGCATTGCTGAACATGCTCATTGGCCCGCTGAATGCGTTCCCCTGGGTACTTAATGGTTTGACCGAGGCGTGGGTATCGCTTAAGCGCGTGCAGGAACTTTTTGATCTACCGGACGTTAATCTGCAGGAATGCTATCGCCCACTGAGCGCTTCGGATGCATCCTTTTCCAACGCCTCCAAGCGCCCCGTTGTGCTAGCAATCAAGGATGGCAACTTTGAGTTTGAAATCAAGCGCAGCCGAAAGGATTTGAAGTTGGTGCAGGAAGATATAATTGATTTCGCTTTCCGCGATCTAACGCTACAGGTGCGCCAAGGGGAGCTGGTTTGCCTGGAAGGCCCTGTTGGTGGTGGCAAATCCTCGCTACTGCAGGTGATAATGGGCTACTTTAAGTGCATCGCCGGGGCGGTAGCAATTTCGACGGATATCAGCGAAGGATTTGGGTATGTCGCACAGACCCCTTGGCTGCAGCAAGGCACCATCCGGGACAATATTCTTTGGGGCGAAATTTACGACGAAGCACGCTATAAGGCGGTCATTCATGCATGCGCATTGCAGTACGATTTGGATGCGTTGCGCGGCGATAGTACTGGCGTTGGTGAGCAAGGACGTACCCTGTCCGGTGGGCAAAAGGCGCGAGTAGCGTTGGCACGCGCAGTTTATCAGAACAAGAGCATCTACCTGCTGGATGATATTCTGTCGGCGTTGGATGCACACGTCGCATCGCACATCATTCGCCACTGTTTGTTTGGGCTGTTGAAAGACAAAACGCGCATCGTTGTTACGCAACACGCAATGGTGTTAAACCGGGCAACGCAAATcctgcacgtggaagcgggTCAAGTTTCGCAGAGCGACGCACCGAACGTTGGCTCCCTGCTGAGTGATTACGATGATTACGACGAAGACACAAGTACCACGCTATCCATAGCGAATGGCAGTTCGTCCTACGTAGCAGTACGCAACGAGGAGGATCAACGAAGCACCGACAGCGTGCTGATGGAGGAATCGCGCGAGTTCGGTCATCTGGATCGCAGAGTGCTCGGCGCTTACTGGCAGGCGACGGGACGCAGCCTTGGACTTTGGGTCGTGATTGCCGTGCTCACGATGCAAATATCTCGCAATCTCACTGATGCATGGCTAGCGTACTGGGTCGGGACAATCAATCAAACACCCGCGAACAGTACAGCGCTCGTGGATGGTCCTACCGTGCTCGAACAAAAAGCATCGGAAGGAGTGCttgcaatggtcgatcatCTTCTTGCATCGACGGTTAACAATGGAACTGCATCTTCCTTCTACTACCTGGGGGTTTACGCAACTTTAGCCATCAGTAACAGTATGCTTACGCTAGTGAGAGCATTCCTGTTTGCGTTTGCTGGTTTAAAAGCTGCCAAATGCATACACAATCGTTTACTGCACAGCGTTCTTTAC ACTAAACTACAGTTCTTCGATATAGTTCCGCTCGGAAGAATTCTCAACCGCTTCTCGTCGGACGTCTACACGGTAGACGACACACTTCCCTTTATAATGAACATTCTTTTGGCACAGTGCTTTGGATTGCTGGGAGCACTGTTGATAAGCCTATACGCCATGCCGTGGCTAGGGTTGCTGATCGTGCCTCTCGTGCCGATATATCTGTCACTTCAAAACAAATACCGCTTCGCTTCACGTGACATCAAGCGACTCTCGAGTAACGCACTTTCGCCGCTGTACGCCCACTTTACGGAAACACTGCAGGGACTGACCACAATTCGGGCACTACGCGGGGAGAAAAGGTTCCAGCGAGATTTCCTATACAAGCTTGGTGAAAGCATAAAAGCCCAACTGTCGGCTGCAGCCACACAGCAATGGTTGGGGCTGAGACTGCAGTTATTGGGCGCTTTTCTCGTAGGAGGATCCGGTTTACTGGCGGCAATTACATCTGCCCATATGACATCCCCCGAGCTAGTCGGGCTAGCCATCTCCTATGCGTTGTCCATCACCGGTCTACTATCGGGGTTGTTATATGCAGTTGCCGAAACGGAACAGGAACTAGTCGCAGTCGAACGTATCGATCAATACTGTCAGCTTGAACCGGAAGTAAATGCGGATGGATCGGCCGATCCACCATTTGGTTGGCCCTCGCAGGGAGTGGTTGTTTTCGATAATGTACATATGCGCTACCGAGAACACTTGCCATACTCCATTAGATCGATCAACATTAACGTGAAGCCGTGCGAACGCATCAGCATTGTCGGACGGACCGGATCGGGGAAAACCTCCGTAGTGGCTTCACTGCTACGAGTTGCACCCTTGGACAAAGGCACCATAGCAGTGGATTTTGTCAATATATCTACCTTGCCTTTGGACGTACTGAGAAGCCGTATCGCGCTAATATCGCAAGATCCGTTCCTGTTCAATGGTACGATCCGCGACAATCTTGATCCGCGCGCGGTACACGTTGATTCCGAAATTTGGGAAGCCATCACGTGCTGTTTGGCAAGCCCGCTTGTGCAAGCACTCGGCGGCTTGTATGCACAGCTGGACGTTAGTGGAGCAAACCTTTCGGCGGGACAAAAACAATTGCTCTGTCTCACCCGGGCGCTGCTGAAGAAATCAAAAATCGTACTGATTGACGAAGGCACATCCAACCTGGACTTTGAGTCAGAATCGGCCGTTCAGCTAGTGCTGAAAAATGCCTTCCGTGGTCGCACGGTCATCGTGGTGGCCCATCGTTTGCGAGGAATACTTGACACCGATCAAGTGTTCGTGATGCAGGATGGGACCATCATTGAGCAGGGTGTGCCACGCGATCTTGCCAATCAACCAAACTCCGTGTTATATTCTCTTCTGCAAGAGCAGCAGAACGCTTAG